TAGTACGAGAGGACCGGAGTGGACGAACCAATGGTGTACCAATTATGCCGCCAGGCGTACAGTTGGGTAGCTACGTTCGGAAAGGATAAACGCTGAAAGCATCTAAGCGTGAAACCAGCCTTAAGATGAGGTTTCTCATAGAGTAATCTAGTAAGACCCCTTGAAGAAGACAAGGTAGATAGGCCAGATGTGTAAGTACAGTAATGTATTTAGCTGACTGGTACTAATAGGTCGAGGGCTTGACTTAAAGCAGAGAGCCAATATACCATGAGCGAAAGCGAATGAAGTAGATTGAGCGAATCGCTTTACTCCGAGCGTAAAGAAATGGAGCGAGTGAGTTTCATATCTAAGCGAAGCGGAGTAAAGCAAGAATAAAATGTAGTTAAGATTAATTTCAATTCTTCTGTATAGTTTTGAAGGAACATATCTAAAAAGAAAGTTCACTTCAAAAAGCACGGATGACTAGAAATGTGCAGATACAAGGCGCAGCGGAAAGAAGAGAGGAAGGCGTAATGAGAATTACGTTGACTGAACGGATTGAGCAGTAACGAAGTAGATGTGCGTTTATAGACAGACGGATCTGGTGTCGATAGCTATAGGGTACCACCTGTTCCCATACCGAACACAGTAGTTAAGCCTATACACGCCGAAAGTACTTGGATGGAAACGTCCTGGGAGGTTAGGTAGATGCCAGTTATATTCCTTGATAGCTCAGTTGGTAGAGCAATCGGCTGTTAACCGATCGGTCGTAGGTTCGAGTCCTACTCAAGGAGCCAAAATTTTGCCTAGCTTTTGCTAGGCTTTTTATTTTATTAATTTGACTTATTTATAAATTTTTGCTATGATATGAAGCAATATAGTTTTAATGCAATGATTAAGAGAAGTAAAATGAATTTGTTTTTCAGAGAGCTACGGGAAGGTGAAACGTAGTAAACGATTTATTTGAAGTACACTTATGAGCAAGAAATCGAAAGTTATTTTTATTGAGTAATGAGTAGATGGATTCGGTTGGCTCCGTTACAGGCTGCAAAGTCGTATTTGTAAAAATACTATTTGGGTGGTACCGCGGGTGTTATTTATCTCGTCCCTTTTTAGGGGCGAGTTTTTTATTTTATTAAGGGACTAGGGGTTGAATGAAGAAAATCTTAATTCCTAAATAAAATCTTATTTATAAAACTTTGGAGGGTTTATTGATGAATGTAATTAATGTAATTAATGTATTAAAAGAACGTGGCTTTATTGCACAAATGACGCATGAAGACGAGATCATTGAGCTATTTGATAAGGAAAAAGTTACGTTTTATATAGGTTTTGATCCAACAGCGGATAGTTTACATGTTGGTCATTTTCTTGGTATGATGGTTATGGCACATATGCAACGTGCGGGGCATAGACCTATTTGCTTAGTTGGTGGAGGGACAGGGACTATCGGAGATCCATCAGGAAAGTCTGATATGCGTAGAATGTTAACGGATGAAGTTATTCAACATAATTGTGATTGCTTTAAAAAACAAATGCAACGTTTTATTGATTTCTCTGACGATAAAGCATTCATTGTAAATAACGGAGACTGGTTAAGAAATTTGAATTATATTGAATTATTACGCAGTGTAGGAACGCATTTTACTGTCAATCGTATGTTGGCAGCAGAATGTTATAAACAGAGAATGGAAAAAGGTTTAACATTTTTAGAATTTAATTATATGATTATGCAAGCTTATGATTTTTGGGAATTAAATAATCGTTATAACTGTAAATTAGAAATGGGTGGAGATGATCAGTGGTCAAATATCATTGCCGGAGTTGAACTGATTAGACGTAAAGAAAGCAAACCTGCATTTGGTTTAACATTTACTTTACTTACGACAAGTGAAGGTAAAAAAATGGGAAAAACAGAAAGTGGAGCATTATGGTTAGATGCGGAAAAAACTTCTCCATATGAATTTTACCAATATTGGAGAAATGTGAATGACGCAGATGTAGAAAAATGTCTATCCTTATTGACATTTTTACCAATGGATGAAGTTAGACGACTGGGTGCATTAAAAGATCAAGAAATCAATGAAGCTAAAAAAGTTTTAGCTTTTGAGGTAACAAAATTAATTCATGGGGAAGAGGAAGCGCTTAAAGCCGAAGAAGCGGCAAAAGCTTTATTTTCTGGACAAGGAAATTTAGAGAATGCACCAACAATTGAGATCACTAAAGCAGATATAGGTGCAAAATTATTAGATGTTTTAACAAGAGCGTCAGTTTTTGCATCAAAAGGGGAAGGTCGTCGCTTGATTACGCAAGGGGGGCTATCCATAAATAATGAACGAGTAAATAGTATTGAATTAGAAATTGCGGAGAATATGTTTACCGATAATACGGCATTGATTAGAAAAGGAAAGAAAAATTACTTTAGATTAGTTATTGTTGAAAAATAAGAAATTTTGCGATTGATTCTATAGTATGGTAAAATATATCTTGCAATTTTATTAAAGGAGTGCGTATTTATTTATGTCAGGACATTCTAAATGGGCAAATATTAAACATAAAAAAGGTAAAATGGATGCTGTACGTGGGAAAATAACAACGAAAATAGCTCGCGAAATCACTGTTGCTGTTCGCATGGGAGGCAGCGATCCAACAGGGAATATGAAATTAAAACTTGCTTTAACAAAAGCAAAAGCGAACAATATCCCAAAAGAAAACATTCAAAGGGCAATCCAGAAGGGGTTAGGAGCTTTAGAAGGCAGCAACTATGAAGAAATGCTTTATGAAGGGTACGGCCCTGGTGGTAGCGCGGTTATGATCGAAGTCATGACAGATAATCGCAATCGTACAGCGGCTGATGTACGTCATATCTTTTCAAAAAATGGCGGTAATTTAGGCGAAACCGGATGCGTAGGGTGGATGTTTAAAAAGAAAAGTGTATTTGTTGTCGAGAAAGAAAACTTTGCAAATGAAGAAGAGTTGATGATGCTGGCTTTAGAGGCTGGTGCTGATGATTTTCAAGTCGAAGAAGATTCCTTTGAAATTACAAGTGAACCAGAAGTATTTGATGAGATTGAAAAAATGCTAGAAGAAAACAATATTGAATCTTCCGTAGCCGAAATTAGCATGGTCCCTGATACCACAGTAAAATTAGAAGGCACGGATGCGACTAAAATGTTAAAATTAATTGAAGCCCTTGAGGATCATGATGATGTACAAGAGGTTTATGCAAATTATGATATTGATGAAGATTTAATGGATTAATTTTATTCAACAATTAAAAGATCATCTAGCGAAAGTACGTAACTGACATACAATCAAAACCTTTGTTTTTATGTGAATAAGCCTACAGTTTTTATAAGTGGAACTTAAGAGGGCTTGAGTCTCTAAAGTAGTTGGACTAGAATGAAGATAGAGTTAAGTTTCTATTTGAATTCTAGTCTTATTTTATCAATGATTTGTATAAAATTAATATTTTTGGTAATAATTATTGCAATATACTTTATAATGAGGTGTTTATGTTGGATGATATTACCTTAAATAAGAAAAAATATATGATGATGGCGGGTATAAGCATTTGTTTTCTCTTATTGCTTGGGATCGGTTACCTTTTTATGACAAGAACAGCTGAGCATAACGATCAAGTTGTAAGTAAATTTGATAATGATATTCGCGTAAAGCAATCGACACAAATAGAGCAAGTATATTTTTATACAAAGTGTAAGGATGAACTTGTTCAAGAAATAATTCCTAACAGTGAATGTATTGGGATAGATTATAAAAGTTTTCAACAAGTTTATCCGCAATGGAATATTGAATTATTTACAGAGGATAAAATAAGAATGAGTTTGCAGGTAAATGATTATTGTGAATGGCATAAGAATAATAATTTCATTGGTATTCATGAGGGGCGTATCGCTATTTTTTCTGGAATGCCAGATAATAAGCCTTTGCTACGTGAACAAACAATGATTTCTGTCGATCAACTGCACCCACAGGCGCTGGAGGAAATTAAAAATGGTTTAGTATTTTCATCGAAAGAAGAAATGCTTCAATTTTTAGAAGGTATACAGTCTAAATAATAAAAACAGTTAACAGCATCACGTTTATTAGCTATCTGATAGATATTGGCATTAACTGAAGAATGCAATAGTTTACACAAAAATTAAAGATTTTGTAAATTTCTAGATTATGCGTCTGATTTTCGGAAAAGTTAAAAATTTTTCGGAAATCAGGCTCGTTTTTTTGTTGTGCTAGTTTGTGATGATAAAAAGGAATAGAACATATATTTGTCGAAGTAATATCTTTTGGTAGGGGGATAAGAAATGTTAGTATTAGGAATTGATCCTGGAACTGCAATTTGTGGTTACGGGTTGGTAGAAATGCGGGGAAATCATTTAAAAGCGATTCATTATGGTGCAGTTATTACAAGCCCTAAGAGTAAACCACAGGATAGGCTGTTAAAAATACATACAGAAATAGATACTTTAATAAAAGAATATCAACCTGATATTATGGGAGTAGAACAACTATTTTTTAATCGAAATATTACTACGGCAATTCCCGTAGGACAAGCAAGAGGGGTTGTGCTTTTGACTGCGGCAGCAAATAATCTTGAAGTCGTAGAGCGAACGCCTCTACAAGTAAAGCAAGCTGTTGTTGGCTATGGTAAAGCAACAAAAGAACAAGTAATTTATATGGTAGAAAAATTGTTGAATTTACCGAAAAAACCTCATCCTGATGATGTAGCTGATGCTTTGGCAGTTGCTATTTGTACAACCCATTGTGTAAATAATATAGTTTGGAGAAATAAATTATGATTGGATATTTAAGAGGCACGGTAAATCAGTTGTTTATTGATTGCTGTTTTATAGATGTTCAAGGGGTAGGATATAGGGTTTTTATTGCTACAACTACCCGTAACCAATTGATCATAAATAATGAGGTTACTTTATTTACATATTTAAATGTACGTGAAGATGCTATGCAGTTGTATGGATTTTACACACAGATGGAGTATGATATATTTATCAAGTTGATTTCAGTATCTGGTATTGGCCCTAAGGTTGCATTGGGAATTTTATCTGCGATAACGGTTGAAAAGCTTTGTCAGGCACTTGGACAAAAACAGGTAAGCATTTTAACTAAGTTGCCTGGTATTGGTAAAAAAACGGCGGAACGTCTTATTTTAGAACTGGAAGATAAAATTGGAGCAATTGCTGAGCAAAAAGATGCGTTGGAAAATGTAGATTCTTTAGAATTTGAAGGAAAAGAAGACGTTGTAACAGAGACAACACAGGCATTGATTTCTTTGGGGTATACACAAGCTGAATTTATGCCAATTTTAAAAAATCTAAAATCGATAGATTCTGTAGAATCTGCGATAAAATTTGTACTTAAGGAGTTTGCTAAAAGGTAATGATGGATTTACAAGAAGAACGAATAGTCATTGGCGAAGAGCAAAGTGCTGATCAATGGCAGTATAGTCTAAGACCACGATATTTACATGAATATATTGGGCAGGATAAAGTAAAAGACAATTTATCCATATTTGTACAAGCTGCATTATCGCGGAAGGAAGCTCTAGATCATGTCTTGTTATATGGACCACCAGGATTGGGAAAGACTACGTTGGCAGGGATTATTGCAAATGAAATGGGCGTTAATTTTCGAGTTACTTCTGGCCCGGCAATTGAACGGGCTGGGGACTTGGCTGCTTTATTAACCAATCTAGGAGAAAAAGATGTACTTTTTATTGATGAAATTCATCGATTATCGCGAAATGTAGAAGAAGTACTTTATTCGGCGATGGAGGATTTCGCACTCGATATCATTATTGGTAAAGGGCCAAGCGCTCGTTCGATTCGATTAGATATTGCTCCCTTTACCTTGATTGGGGCAACGACAAAAGCTGGTGCGTTGGCAGCGCCGCTTCGTGATCGATTCGGTGTAATTTCGCGATTAGAGTATTATCAGCCAGGAGCCTTAATTCATATTATCAAACGGGCTGCAGAAATTTTAAATATTGCTATTGAAGAGCGAGGGGCTTTAGAGATTGCCAGGCGCTCGCGAGGAACACCGAGAATTGCAAATCGCCTGTTAAAACGTGTAAGGGATTATGCGCAAATTACTGGGGATGGAATTATTACGGATGCTATTGCAGATCAAGCATTAGCTATGCTTGAAGTAGATAAATTAGGTCTTGATGAAATAGATCGTACAATGTTACTTACAATTATAGAGAAATTTGGTGGTGGGCCTGTTGGCGTTGATACTTTAGCAGCAGCGATAAGTGAAGAAACAGATACTATTGAAGATGTATATGAACCATATCTCTTGCAGTTAGGTTTTATCAATAGAACGCCACGAGGAAGGGTTGCGACTTTGGCAGCTTATAAACATCTAGGAATCCCAATGAAAACAGAAGAAAAATAGAAATCAGGTGATAAAATGAAGTTGCTTTTACATATGTGTTGTGGTCCGTGCTCTGCTTATCCTATAAAAAGATTGCGTGATATGGGTTATGAACCAACAGGGTATTTTTTTAATCCTAATATTCATCCATATAAAGAATTCAAACATCGTTTGGAAACCGCAATAGAATTTGCAGAAAAAGTGCAGTTGCCGATTACAGTTGATCGCGAATATACACTAGAAGCATTTCTAATGAGTGCATTAAATGCACCAAATGGCAGATGTATAGTGTGTTATGAACTTCGTCTTAGACAGGCTGCAAAATTTGCTAAA
This genomic interval from Selenobaculum gibii contains the following:
- the tyrS gene encoding tyrosine--tRNA ligase: MNVINVINVLKERGFIAQMTHEDEIIELFDKEKVTFYIGFDPTADSLHVGHFLGMMVMAHMQRAGHRPICLVGGGTGTIGDPSGKSDMRRMLTDEVIQHNCDCFKKQMQRFIDFSDDKAFIVNNGDWLRNLNYIELLRSVGTHFTVNRMLAAECYKQRMEKGLTFLEFNYMIMQAYDFWELNNRYNCKLEMGGDDQWSNIIAGVELIRRKESKPAFGLTFTLLTTSEGKKMGKTESGALWLDAEKTSPYEFYQYWRNVNDADVEKCLSLLTFLPMDEVRRLGALKDQEINEAKKVLAFEVTKLIHGEEEALKAEEAAKALFSGQGNLENAPTIEITKADIGAKLLDVLTRASVFASKGEGRRLITQGGLSINNERVNSIELEIAENMFTDNTALIRKGKKNYFRLVIVEK
- a CDS encoding YebC/PmpR family DNA-binding transcriptional regulator, yielding MSGHSKWANIKHKKGKMDAVRGKITTKIAREITVAVRMGGSDPTGNMKLKLALTKAKANNIPKENIQRAIQKGLGALEGSNYEEMLYEGYGPGGSAVMIEVMTDNRNRTAADVRHIFSKNGGNLGETGCVGWMFKKKSVFVVEKENFANEEELMMLALEAGADDFQVEEDSFEITSEPEVFDEIEKMLEENNIESSVAEISMVPDTTVKLEGTDATKMLKLIEALEDHDDVQEVYANYDIDEDLMD
- a CDS encoding BofC C-terminal domain-containing protein, encoding MLDDITLNKKKYMMMAGISICFLLLLGIGYLFMTRTAEHNDQVVSKFDNDIRVKQSTQIEQVYFYTKCKDELVQEIIPNSECIGIDYKSFQQVYPQWNIELFTEDKIRMSLQVNDYCEWHKNNNFIGIHEGRIAIFSGMPDNKPLLREQTMISVDQLHPQALEEIKNGLVFSSKEEMLQFLEGIQSK
- the ruvC gene encoding crossover junction endodeoxyribonuclease RuvC produces the protein MLVLGIDPGTAICGYGLVEMRGNHLKAIHYGAVITSPKSKPQDRLLKIHTEIDTLIKEYQPDIMGVEQLFFNRNITTAIPVGQARGVVLLTAAANNLEVVERTPLQVKQAVVGYGKATKEQVIYMVEKLLNLPKKPHPDDVADALAVAICTTHCVNNIVWRNKL
- the ruvA gene encoding Holliday junction branch migration protein RuvA: MIGYLRGTVNQLFIDCCFIDVQGVGYRVFIATTTRNQLIINNEVTLFTYLNVREDAMQLYGFYTQMEYDIFIKLISVSGIGPKVALGILSAITVEKLCQALGQKQVSILTKLPGIGKKTAERLILELEDKIGAIAEQKDALENVDSLEFEGKEDVVTETTQALISLGYTQAEFMPILKNLKSIDSVESAIKFVLKEFAKR
- the ruvB gene encoding Holliday junction branch migration DNA helicase RuvB, with protein sequence MDLQEERIVIGEEQSADQWQYSLRPRYLHEYIGQDKVKDNLSIFVQAALSRKEALDHVLLYGPPGLGKTTLAGIIANEMGVNFRVTSGPAIERAGDLAALLTNLGEKDVLFIDEIHRLSRNVEEVLYSAMEDFALDIIIGKGPSARSIRLDIAPFTLIGATTKAGALAAPLRDRFGVISRLEYYQPGALIHIIKRAAEILNIAIEERGALEIARRSRGTPRIANRLLKRVRDYAQITGDGIITDAIADQALAMLEVDKLGLDEIDRTMLLTIIEKFGGGPVGVDTLAAAISEETDTIEDVYEPYLLQLGFINRTPRGRVATLAAYKHLGIPMKTEEK
- a CDS encoding epoxyqueuosine reductase QueH; translation: MKLLLHMCCGPCSAYPIKRLRDMGYEPTGYFFNPNIHPYKEFKHRLETAIEFAEKVQLPITVDREYTLEAFLMSALNAPNGRCIVCYELRLRQAAKFAKENGYEVFTTSLLVSPYQNHEVITATAKRIAEEENIKFLYEDFRTGWYEGVDISKNLELYRQPYCGCIFSERDRYYKKKNKK